GCGCCAGGTGTATGATAGCAGAGGTGCATTTGGAGTTGAAGGATTAGAAAAATAAAAGTTATCGGCAGCAATATGGCTTATTGTCGGCATAGTAGCCAAACCCTTAAGCGGTGTACATCAAACAAATTACAATACCACTATAAATTACCCCAACATTTTGGTAAATAATCCGTTTAAAAATTACATTTTTGCCAAAATTTTAATAAATGCAGAGTTACCAGGAATTTCTTGACCTGAGCGTAGGTTTCCCGCAGGACGGTTTTGAGATAATAGAGGATGAGTTATACTTTAACGACCTCAATTTAATGGAGATGATAGAAACGTATGGCACCCCCCTACGCTTTACCTATTTGCCTATTATCAGTAAAAAAATACAGCAGGCCAAACTGCTTTTTCAGCAGGCTATCATAAAAAATGATTACCGTGGTAGCTATAAATATTGCTATTGTACTAAAAGCTCGCACTTTAAGCATATAGTTGAAGAAGCCTTAAAGAACGAGATCCACCTGGAAACATCGTCGGCTTTTGATATGCCAATGATTGATGCCCTGGAGAAAAAAGGTGCCGTTAGCAAGGATATTACGGTAATATGCAACGGCTTTAAAACTTTCCAATACAAGCAGTACATTATTGATATGCTGCACGATGGGTTTACTAACATCATCCCGGTATTAGATAATAAGGAAGAGTTTAACCTGTACGACGACGAAGTGGAGATGGATGTACCCTGCAACCTGGGCATTCGTATAGCTGCTGAAGAGCAACCCGATTCGCAGTTTTATACATCGCGTTTGGGTGTGCGCATGGAGGATATTATTGATTTCTACCACAATAAAATAGAAAAGAACCCTAATTTTCAAGTAAAGCTATTGCACTTCTTTATCAATTCGGGTATATCAGATACGCCATACTACTGGAACGAACTGGAGAAGTACGTTACCCTTTACTGCAAGTTTAAAAAGATAAACCCTGCCCTTGATACTCTTGATATTGGTGGCGGTATGCCTTTTAAAGACTCCCTTGTTTTTGACTTTGATTATGAATACATGATCAATGAGATAGTAAGCCGTATTAAGGAAATATGCGCTGAAAATGATACCATGGAACCGGATATTATTACCGAATTTGGTAAATACACTGTTGCCGAAGCTTCGGGTATATTGTACAAGGTATTGGGCCGTAAGCAGCAAAACGACCGTGAAAGGTGGCTGATGCTGGATGGTTCGTTCATCACCAACCTGCCTGATGTGTGGGCACTTAACCAAAAGTACATACTACTACCTATAAATAACTGGGACAGTGAGTATGAGCGTGTTAACCTTGGCGGTATCACCTGCGACGGTCAGGATTACTACAACCAAGAGGCCCACATGAACAGTGTATTTATGCCAAAAACGCGTAAAGTACAGTATTTAGGCTTTTTTAACACCGGTGCCTATCAGGAAGTTTTAAGCGGTTATGGTGGTATACACCACTGCCTGCTGCCATCGCCAAAGCATGTTATTATACGCCGCAACCGCGATGAGACCTTCAACTTTGAGGTATTCGGCGAAGAGCAAAACAGTAAGCAAGTGTTAAAAATACTGGGTTATACTACCTAATATTTTCAAACTAAAATATAAAAGCACTGCCCCCAAGGCGGTGCTTTTTGTTTTACAGGTTACGCCTAAATTTTTCGTTTATTTTGCAGCTTACAGCGGGAATTTTTCCATTTTTTTGCACTGGTGTACTCTCTTAATATAAAAAAAAGATAGCATATAAAAAAGCGATTTTTGCTAAATGCAGCTTTTTTAAATCGGGCGGCTTGCTCCTTTTTATGTTCGTTTTAAAAGTCACGCTAAGATCAAAAAGCTATTTTTTCAAATAAATTCTACTAATTCCCTATAGTATGTATATATTTGGGGTATTGAAATGAGCATAATAAATATTACATATTGTTATAACCTGATGAACTGCTGTATGCAGAAGGGAAAATCGCGGCTGTAACAGTGTAAATTAAAAATATACGCCTCTTCAGCCGCAGCAGAAGGGGTTTTTTTATAAATTATTACTAATACCACAACATATGCAAAGCTTCAGGACCGAACTGGAGAACCCGATAGTAGAACAAGACATTATTGACCTAGAAAGGAAGATAAGGGCTTTTCGTGAGGGTAAGATACACGACGAGAAATTCCGCAGCTTGCGCCTTGCACGTGGTGTTTATGGCCAAAGGCAGCCCGGTGTACAAATGGTACGTATTAAGCTACCTTTTGGCAAGGTTACCTTTAAACAGTTATTAAAAATTGCCGATATAGCCGATGAGTATGGCAGTGGCAACCTGCACCTTACCACCCGCCAGGATATACAGATACACTACGTTAGCCTCGACCGTACACCGCAACTATGGGCCGAGTTAGAGCAGGACGACATAACCTTGCGCGAAGCCTGCGGTAATACCGTACGTAACGTTACCTCCTCGCCTACTTCGGGTATCGACCCTAAGGAGCCGTTTGATGTGTCGCCTTACGCACAGGCCATGTTCGAGTACTTTTTGCGTAACCCCATCTGCCAGGAAATGGGCCGTAAGTTTAAAATATCCTTTTCGGCTAATGACGATGATACGGCATTCTCCTATATACACGATCTGGGCTTTATACCAAAGGTAAACGCCAATGGCGACCGCGGTTTTAAAGTATTATTAGGCGGCGGCCTTGGTGCACAGCCCCTGCTTGCCAGCCCTGTAGAAGACTTTTTACCCGAAGACCAGCTAATACCCTATACCGAGGCCATTATACGCGTGTTTGACCGCTATGGCGAGCGTAACAACCGCAACAAGGCCCGTTTAAAATACCTGATACAAAAGATAGGTTTAGACGAAGTGCTTCGCCTGGCAAAAGAAGAGCATATCGCGCTTAAGGTAAAAACCTACCCTATTAATCGCGATAGTGTGCCACAACCCGCCCTGCCGCAACAAACCGACTATCCTGCCGTAACTTTAAGCAATCCGCTGCGTTACGAGCAATGGCGCTTAACAAACGTTTTTGAGCAAAAGCAAAGTGGCTTTTACGGCGTATATATCAAGGTTCCGGTTGGCGATATTCCAACGGCTATTGCCCGTAAGCTGGTTGCCGCCATTGAGCCTTATGTAGGCAACGAGATACGCATCACTCAAAACCAAGGCTTACTTTTAAAGTTTGTACGCGCCGAAGCCCTGCCAGCCTTATATGAGGGGCTGCACGCTATTGACCTGGCAACTCCCGGCTTTGATAGTGTGGCCGATGTTACTACCTGCCCCGGTACGGATACCTGTAACCTGGGCATATCTAACAGCATGACCATGGCAAAAGTGTTGGAGGATGTGATATATAACGAATACGAAGACTTTATTTACAACCGCGAGATCAAAATAAAAATAAGCGGATGCATGAATAGCTGCGGCCAGCATGGTTTGGCGCATATTGGTTTTCATGGCAGCTCGCTTAAGGCCGGTGCAAAAGTTTTGCCATCGGTACAGGTAATGTTAGGTGGCGGCACCGTAGGCAACGGCGAAGGCCGGGCAGCAGAGCGGGTGATAAAAGTCCCTTCAAAAAGAGCTACGCATGTACTAAGGGCCGTGTTAGATGATTACAAAAACCTATCGCAGGAGGATGAGACCTTCCATGCTTATTATGACAGGCAGGGTAAGGATTATTTTTACCGCCTGTTAAAACCACTGGCCGATCTTACTACCCTTACCGATGATGAATTTGTTGATTGGGGCCACCAGGAAACTTATGTGAGCGCTATTGGCGTGGGCGAGTGCGCCGGCGTGGTGATAGACCTTGTTGCTACCCTTTTATTTGAAAGCGACGAGAAACTTGGTTGGGCAAACGGTGCTTACGCAAAAGGCTTATGGGCCGATGCCATTTACCATTCGTATAACACCATGATAAGTGCTGCCAAAGCATTACTGCTTGATAAAGGCGTAAACAGCAGCACACAAACAGGTATAATTAAAGAATTTGATAACCACTACGTAACAACAGGTGAATTTACCGTTGAAGGTACTTTTAACGACCTGGTATTGCAGATAAACAAAAACGAACCATCTGAGGCCTTTGCTACTACTTATTTACAGCAGGCATCAGCGTTTTTACAAACAGTAAAAGATAAAAGAGAGGCGGTTTTACAATTATGATACAAACCCAACTAAAAACTACTATTAAAGAGCCACGCATTACGCTGGTTGGCGCAGGCCCCGGCGATGCCGAACTGATAACTATAAAAGGTATTAAGGCCCTGCAAACCGCCGATGTGGTATTGTACGATGCTTTGGTGAACGAAGAGTTGCTGGAATTTGCACCCGCACATGCTACTAAAGTATATGTAGGCAAACGCTCTGGCGATCATTCTTTTTCGCAGGAGAATATTAACAAGCTGATGATAGACTACGCTTTAAACTATGGCCATGTGGTACGTTTAAAGGGTGGCGACCCGTTTGTATTTGGCCGTGGATATGAAGAATTGGATCATGCTGCCGATTACAGCATCCCCGCGCAGGTTATACCGGGTATATCAAGCTCAATAGGTGTGCCGGGCTTACAGGGCATACCGGTTACTCACCGTGGCTTAAGCGAAAGCTTTTGGGTGGTTACCGGCACCACCAGCGATGGAAAGATATCTGCCGACCTGTACCAGGCCGCCAAAACCAACGCAACTGTTGTGGTATTAATGGGTATACATAAACTGGCGGAAATAGCACAAATATTTTCGGCACAAGGCAAAGGCCGCTTGCCGGTTGCTGTTATACAAAGCGGCTCTACCGTTAGCGAAAAGGTAGTTATTGGTGTAGCAGATACCATTGCCGAAGTTGCCGAAGAAAATAAGGTAACATCGCCTGCATTAATTGTATTTGGCGAAGTGGTTTCGTTGCATCCAAAGTTTCAGCCTATAAGGGAATTTTATGACATTATTGCCCAGGAATAACATAACAGATACCGAGCCGGTAAAGGCACAGGGCAATCAATTGTTCCCGGTGTTTTTAAAGCTGCATAACCTGCATACCGTACTGGTTGGCGGTGGCCATGTTGGTTTAGAAAAACTGACTGCCATACTGCAAAATAGTCCGGCTGCTGCTGTTACCGTTATTTCGAA
This portion of the Inquilinus sp. KBS0705 genome encodes:
- a CDS encoding HEPN domain-containing protein, with the translated sequence MQSFRTELENPIVEQDIIDLERKIRAFREGKIHDEKFRSLRLARGVYGQRQPGVQMVRIKLPFGKVTFKQLLKIADIADEYGSGNLHLTTRQDIQIHYVSLDRTPQLWAELEQDDITLREACGNTVRNVTSSPTSGIDPKEPFDVSPYAQAMFEYFLRNPICQEMGRKFKISFSANDDDTAFSYIHDLGFIPKVNANGDRGFKVLLGGGLGAQPLLASPVEDFLPEDQLIPYTEAIIRVFDRYGERNNRNKARLKYLIQKIGLDEVLRLAKEEHIALKVKTYPINRDSVPQPALPQQTDYPAVTLSNPLRYEQWRLTNVFEQKQSGFYGVYIKVPVGDIPTAIARKLVAAIEPYVGNEIRITQNQGLLLKFVRAEALPALYEGLHAIDLATPGFDSVADVTTCPGTDTCNLGISNSMTMAKVLEDVIYNEYEDFIYNREIKIKISGCMNSCGQHGLAHIGFHGSSLKAGAKVLPSVQVMLGGGTVGNGEGRAAERVIKVPSKRATHVLRAVLDDYKNLSQEDETFHAYYDRQGKDYFYRLLKPLADLTTLTDDEFVDWGHQETYVSAIGVGECAGVVIDLVATLLFESDEKLGWANGAYAKGLWADAIYHSYNTMISAAKALLLDKGVNSSTQTGIIKEFDNHYVTTGEFTVEGTFNDLVLQINKNEPSEAFATTYLQQASAFLQTVKDKREAVLQL
- a CDS encoding arginine decarboxylase, producing MQSYQEFLDLSVGFPQDGFEIIEDELYFNDLNLMEMIETYGTPLRFTYLPIISKKIQQAKLLFQQAIIKNDYRGSYKYCYCTKSSHFKHIVEEALKNEIHLETSSAFDMPMIDALEKKGAVSKDITVICNGFKTFQYKQYIIDMLHDGFTNIIPVLDNKEEFNLYDDEVEMDVPCNLGIRIAAEEQPDSQFYTSRLGVRMEDIIDFYHNKIEKNPNFQVKLLHFFINSGISDTPYYWNELEKYVTLYCKFKKINPALDTLDIGGGMPFKDSLVFDFDYEYMINEIVSRIKEICAENDTMEPDIITEFGKYTVAEASGILYKVLGRKQQNDRERWLMLDGSFITNLPDVWALNQKYILLPINNWDSEYERVNLGGITCDGQDYYNQEAHMNSVFMPKTRKVQYLGFFNTGAYQEVLSGYGGIHHCLLPSPKHVIIRRNRDETFNFEVFGEEQNSKQVLKILGYTT
- the cobA gene encoding uroporphyrinogen-III C-methyltransferase; translation: MIQTQLKTTIKEPRITLVGAGPGDAELITIKGIKALQTADVVLYDALVNEELLEFAPAHATKVYVGKRSGDHSFSQENINKLMIDYALNYGHVVRLKGGDPFVFGRGYEELDHAADYSIPAQVIPGISSSIGVPGLQGIPVTHRGLSESFWVVTGTTSDGKISADLYQAAKTNATVVVLMGIHKLAEIAQIFSAQGKGRLPVAVIQSGSTVSEKVVIGVADTIAEVAEENKVTSPALIVFGEVVSLHPKFQPIREFYDIIAQE